The sequence tacatatacacacactcaaTGAGCAATATTAGGTATctctggaagaaaagaaaacttgAAGCAATTATTTTTCTAGTATCCTTGTTTATCTCGGGACATTTGTGCTGCATTACCTTCTTTTTAATATAGTAAGTGATAATTACACCCCTTGGGTACATCTTGGTGGCTGCCTAAAACAGATCTAGAGTTGTTTTCTTATTactatgaaaaaatatttgaaatgagaGGCTATATATTCTTAATATCAGGAGCACAAAAAGACAAATGAAGAAACCtccatcttttaaaaatgctAAATGCCTCTGAGATATGCTAAATACTAAACATGATTGGCTCACCACACCAACTAACTGTACCTCCCTGTTTTGTTACTTTTAGTTTAaattttttcatctctgcttTTTAATCAACTTTATGCACTAAGAAATCTAGTACAGATGAGAAATACCCTGTTGAACACCCAAAAGGTCTATTCTCTGGCACAGAGGTACAAGCATTGCAAAATTTCTCACCATCGtgttcagtgacttcagtggagccaggatttcaccctaagagAATAACTTGTCTTCAGAAATTACTCTGATAAAAGCCCCTGCCAAATAAAAAGAATATAATTAAAATTGTTTCCTAGCAAAATCTGGTTACATATATGCTTATGGGGTGAAATGTACCCCTGTGTGGTTGGTCAGCAGTAGGCTGAGATGGCTGCTTACACTCTATTTTCAATGGTACTTAAGTGGCGCATAGGCCTTTTGCTGgcatctgcacaggggtgaatttcatccagtgtGAATGTGCCATTTTAATAGTCTATCTTAAATTACAGGAGAGCAATAGCCAGCTTAAGTCTCTCTCTCTAGAAAAGCAAGAGAGTTTTGTTACTGAACAGCAACTGAAGCGTTCTTTACTTATTTGTTAGTCTATTTAAATCCAGACTTGGAGAAATAGCCAGTGGTTTTTACTAAAGATCAAGGCCCCATGGACTCTGTGGCACAATGTGACCAAACTCTGCAGCAGCCACTTCTTAATTCTATGGTGACATTAATTTATTCTATCACCTTGAAGCAGCCTTCACGCACTCCTCTCCTgtccttacccccccccccccaactatgGTTCATAGTTAAAAATACTTACTGACATAACATTGGTTGATTTTTCCACCACGATTAATTTTGAAGATGGGTTTTTCGTTATGGTGTCCCGGCAGTCCAGCTGCACTTCTCTGGCTTTGGTTCCCATGATATTGTTCAGGAGACCACCAGCCCCTCAGAGCCTCTTTCTCTCCCTATGCACCTGGGAAGAGGGAAGCTTGTAGCCACCTTcaccagcccagctcccaggTATTGGCTGCTGCATTGTTCTTTAGGCTATCTAGCTTGCCAGCCTACACGTGTGTCTCCCCAACTCCCTGGCCGCAAGCTGGATTCCAGCTCTTACTCCTCATTAAAATGGAGCAGTGCAGGGAGCATAGCTAAATGGAACAGGGCCAGGAGCATTCACAGTAATCCAGTTAACTCCCCCTGGTGGGGATAGCTGTAGAGTAAGAGGCAGCTGCAGATTTGTCCTAGCAGAAAATGAGCCCAAACATAACATGGCAGATGCAGGGTGACAGCAAAATTGGGAAATCCATGGCAGAAATGCTGAATTCTATGGCATCTTGGGAAAATATAGAATTGCTTAGTCCAGGGGACCCTAACTGAGATGAACAGGTTGGTCACACCCCTCAGAACTATTTTTCAGTCCCTCTGCAGACATGGGCATATAACATCACATTGGTTTACACTCTCTTCATGTTGGAGGTTTCCTCTGCTACTATAAGGGCTAAAAAcataaccttttaaaaattaaaagtctGATTCTGGTGCACAGTTCTGCAGCAAGGGTGAAGGTGGGGGACGATTCTTTGGCAAATTGCATGGCCCTGGACGTGTGGAAGTCTGTGGCCCTGCACGTGATTCATTAGCTTATGGAGTCAAGATTTCCGTGAGCTTGCGCTCACTCTTTAACAGGTTGCATACATCTCCAGCCTATCAGGGAAAAATCACCTTATGTGCGCAAACTTTGAGAATTCAAAGAATAATGTTAACTATATGCACACATAATATGACAAGCCATTATCTGCTTGCCACATAATTCTATGTTTTAGAAACTTACCCCATCCACACTAGCTTTCAGAGtctgaaagcaaagaaaaagcaGATGCAGTGCAAAACACAACCTAGTGttaagtgaagaaaaaaaatcaaacgtgAAAATAAACATGTATGCTCAGTGAGCTGATgaacacaatttttaaaagttggctGAAGGAAGTAtgtgctgttgacttcagtacaCGGACATATTGAAATGGGAGAGCTGAAATAAGTGCAAATGAGCAACTGTCTAAAAGTTAATTGCTCCTGTTTCCATCAGGACCGCCTCTAGGctccagcaaagcaagcacatgcttggggtagCACAATTCCAGGGACGGCATTCCggccactcttttttttttttttgcttgggcagttgtgctcttggagcttggggcggcaaaaaacctagagccggccctggtttcCATATAATTCAAAGTGATCACATTCACAATGGTTACCTCATCTTAGTAATAGTCCAGAAAAGAGGAAGAGTTCTGTGAAAAAATGATTTTGCCCTAAGTCTCTCAAAAAGCTTGGGGCCTCCATGCTCCCCTATTAGGGAAAAACAATAGGGGATTGGAAATGCCACTTGTTTGCATTCACCATTTCCATAAAGGATGGAATTTGCCCCATGAAACAGCAGGGCACTTGGCCCCCTAACTCTGTGGATCTTAGAGGAGCTACCAGAAGGAAAGGTCTATTCACAAAGAAGTTCCTTGCCTCTACATAGCCACTTGCCCACCCCAGTACCAGTAATTGGTACACAGCTACCTGGCTCTCTGCCTCCTCTTGACAGTACGGTTCCTGCAATCCATGCTGCTAGGGGCTCCTATACTGCCTGCTGTCCCCAGAGTCCTCTTGGAGTGTGTGGGTGGCAGTCTTAGTGATGCATTGTGAGTTGGAAggtgaagggaagggaagaaaaagctggcacatgatgacaccCACAGCCACAGGCCTGGATCAACATGAAGCTCCAACACAGGGACTACACAGGAACAGGAGAACATGGTGTTGAGTAGGCACTGTCCCATCTCTGTCCCTTGAGCTTGGATTCTGGGTTTGAGGTTGCCTCCTCTCACATATGTGGAGGAGCGTCTGGGTCTTTTGGGCTTAACAGTGGAATTAGATCACAAAGAATACTGTGGAAATCAAATACCCGATAAAAATGCAAGTGAGATTAGCAGATTGTCTGAAAAGACAGCAAAATGACTTTCTAAGATTAATAGACTCTAAAAATGACAGTGAAAATAATCATATTTAGTCAAAAGCATATATCAAAATATGTTTTCTTTAGAAATCAATAGCAATTAATCTATAACCACAGTGACAGGATAAACTTAATAAAATCCAGAGCACCAAAAACATGGTAAGAGTAAAGTGTTAAAATTAGTCAAGCAAATACAGCACAAACATTAagaacaagattaaaaaaagataaaatcatGAAGACAGTATGCAGGCAAGGGTTCAAACAAAGCATTTTCCCTAGTTCAAACCACATTTTGTGGGATATAATTTTGACCACAATCCAATTTTATGCATTTGGAAGAAAAACTTTGAGTGTTTCTTCTTTAAAGAAGAAGCACAGTGCCAGAAAGGAACCAGTTCTGACCAGGGCTCACTGGAGGGGCCTTAAGAAATGTTAAGGTCATAAGGGCCTGTGTGTCTGGTTCACGTGTTGTATCCCATCTCTCACCTACACTATAAGATGTGTAGGACAGGTACCATCTTCTTGGAGTCAGCGTGACCTAGGGCACTGGACTGtcactcaggagacttgggttctgttcccagctctgccataggATTATGTTGGATAAGTTACTttctctctgtgtgcctcagtttcctgatttgtaaaatgggaataatgatgtTGACCtctttggtaaagtgctttgagatctatggatgaaaaacacTGTGTAAGAATTAAGTTTTATTACTATTGTTTGTTACTTGTTTGCCCAGTGCTCCCCTAATTCTAAGTACTACCATAATAGAAATAAGAAACAACAATGGAAGGAACGTTGATAATCATCTTGTCAGACCTCCTGAATACCACAGGCCATAAGATTTCGCCACTGAGTTTGGTCAGCAGAGCATTAGACCTATTCttcatttttgtctttgttttaatGGTCTTAAGAACAAAGGTCCTATAAGTGGGTGTTGGGAAATTATTTCTTAGCTCTGAAGATAGAACCCAATATGTAGCAGGCGACGTGAGTGAGAGTAGCATGTCACATTTCAAGCTGACCACCCTTCTCACTGTATTTGCCAGTGGGGATGTAGGTTTTGATTCACAGCAAGGAAGCTCCATGTAATCGTATCTCCctttcatttcttctttctccAGCTAGTCAGCCACAGTCTACCTGTTCCTTCTTTTTATTTCTCAGCACAACCAGGACCACTACAAAGCTTTGACCCTTCGGGCAGTAACTCCTCCAGTCATTTGAATCAGAAGTGTAATGAGATCTGAggccttctctgcccccttcgGGACctccttgcttaaaaaaaaatccgcTCAGCCTGGGCTACCAAtgagacttagccctggtctacactaggactttaggtcgaatttagcagcattaaatcgatgtaaacctgcacccgtccacacgatgaagccctttatttcgacttaaagggctcttaaaatcgatttccttactccacccctgacaagtggattagcgcttaaatcggccttgccgggtcgaatttggggtactgtggacacaattcgacggtattggcctccgggagctatcccagagtgctccattttgaccactctggacagcactctcaactcagatgcactggccaggtagacaggaaaagaaccgcgaacttttgaatctcatttcctgtttggccagcgtggcaagctgcaggtgaccatgcagagctcatcagcagaggtgaccatgatggagtctcagaatcgcaaaagagctccagcatggaccgaacgggaggtacgggatctgatcgctgtatggggagaggaatccgtgctatcagaactccgttccagttttcgaaatgccaaaacctttgtcaagatctcccagggcatgaaggacagaggccataacagggacccgaagcagtgccgcgtgaaactgaaggagctgaggcaagcctaccagaaaaccagagaggcgaacggccgctccgggtcagagccccaaacatgccgcttctatgatgagctgcatgccattttagggggttcagccaccactaccccagccgtgttgtttgactccttcaatggagatggaggcaatacggaagcaggttttggggacgaagaagatgatgatgaggaggaggttgtagatagctcacagcaagcaagcggagaaaccggttttcccgacagccaggaactgtttctcaccctggacctggagccagtaccccctgaacccacccaaggctgcctcctggacccagcaggcggagaagggacctccggtgagtgtaccttttaaaatactatacatggtttaaaagcaagcatgtgaaaggattactttgccctggcattcgcggctctcctggatatactcccaaagcctttgcaaaaggtttctggggagggcagacttattgcgtccttcatggtaggacactataccactccaggccagtaacacatactcgggaatcattgtacaacaaagcattgcagtgtatgtttgctggcgttcaagcaacatccgttcgtgtgttatcctcaggagagtgagatataatccatggtcacctggttgaaatagggtgcttttcttcaggggacactcagaggagcccattcctgctgggctgtttgcctgcggctgaacagaaatgttccccgctgttagccacagggaggggggagggttgagggggtagccacgcggtggggggaggcaaaatgcgaccttgtaacgaaagcacatgtgctatgtatgtaatgttaacagcaaggtttaccctgaaagagtgtagccagtgttttataaaatgtgtctttttaaataccgctgtcccttttcttttctccaccagctgcatgtgtttcaatgatcacaggatcttctccttcccagaggctagtgaagattagaaagaaaaaaaaacgcactcgagatgaaatgttctctgagctcatgctgtcctcccacactgacagagcacagatgaatgcgtggaggcaaataatgtcagactgcaggaaagcacaaaatgaccaggaggagaggtggcgggctgaagagagtaagtggcgggctgaagagagtaagtggcgggctgaagagagggctgaagctcgaatgtggcgacagcgtgatgagaggaggcaggattcaatgctgaggctgctggaggaccaaaccagtatgctccagtgtatggttgagctgcagcaaaggcagctggagcacagactgccactacagcccctgtgtaaccaaccgccctcctccccaagttccatagcctctacacccagacgcccaagaacgcggtggggtggccaccggccaagcaaccactccaccacagaggattgccccaaaaaaagaaggctgtcattcaataaattttaaagttgtaaacttttaaagtgctgtgtggcattttccttccctcctccaccacccctcctgggctaccttggtagtcatccccctatttgtgtgatgaatgaataaagaatgcatgaatgtgaagcaacaatgactttattgcctctgcttacaaggaagtagagtgaaccaaggggcggggggtttcatcaaggagaaacaaacagaactttcacaccatagcctggccagtcatgaaactggttttcaaagcttctctgatgcgtaccgcaccctcctgtgctcttctaaccgccctggtgtctggctgcgcataaccagcagccaggcgatttgcctcaacctcccaccccgc is a genomic window of Natator depressus isolate rNatDep1 chromosome 1, rNatDep2.hap1, whole genome shotgun sequence containing:
- the LOC141990068 gene encoding uncharacterized protein LOC141990068; translated protein: MQSSSAEVTMMESQNRKRAPAWTEREVRDLIAVWGEESVLSELRSSFRNAKTFVKISQGMKDRGHNRDPKQCRVKLKELRQAYQKTREANGRSGSEPQTCRFYDELHAILGGSATTTPAVLFDSFNGDGGNTEAGFGDEEDDDEEEVVDSSQQASGETGFPDSQELFLTLDLEPVPPEPTQGCLLDPAGGEGTSAACVSMITGSSPSQRLVKIRKKKKRTRDEMFSELMLSSHTDRAQMNAWRQIMSDCRKAQNDQEERWRAEESKWRAEESKWRAEERAEARMWRQRDERRQDSMLRLLEDQTSMLQCMVELQQRQLEHRLPLQPLCNQPPSSPSSIASTPRRPRTREIQYIMLS